In a genomic window of Saprospiraceae bacterium:
- a CDS encoding CoA-binding protein: MKKTLVLGATDNPARYAYLAVMRLKQRGHEVVPLGNHDGSVEGIEILKGQPPLEGIDTVTLYLNPQRQQAYHDYILSLRPRRIIFNPGTENPELMRLAQERGIETVEGCTLVMLSIGAY; encoded by the coding sequence ATGAAAAAGACCCTTGTGCTTGGCGCTACCGACAATCCGGCTCGATATGCCTATCTCGCAGTGATGCGGCTGAAGCAACGCGGCCATGAGGTGGTGCCGTTGGGCAATCACGACGGCAGTGTGGAAGGCATCGAAATACTGAAGGGGCAGCCTCCTTTGGAAGGTATTGACACCGTGACGCTCTACCTCAATCCGCAGCGGCAACAAGCGTATCATGACTACATCCTGTCGTTGCGCCCGCGTCGCATCATATTCAACCCCGGCACCGAGAACCCAGAACTGATGCGATTGGCGCAAGAGCGAGGTATCGAAACGGTGGAAGGCTGTACCTTGGTCATGCTTTCCATCGGAGCCTATTGA
- a CDS encoding dCTP deaminase yields MILTDKKILEGIGNGEIVIEPFRRECLGTNSYDVHLGKFLAVYQDRVLDAKKHNQIEMLEISEEGFVLQPGTLYLGVTEEYTETHSAVPFLEGKSSVGRLGIDIHATAGKGDVGFSNTWTLEISCVQPVRVYAGMPIGQLIYFRVDGDIENYYNKKRDAKYNLRTDKPVESMMWRNF; encoded by the coding sequence ATGATTCTGACCGACAAAAAAATCCTCGAAGGCATCGGCAACGGCGAAATCGTCATTGAGCCTTTCCGCCGCGAGTGCCTGGGCACCAATTCCTACGACGTGCATTTGGGCAAATTTCTGGCTGTTTATCAAGACCGGGTGCTGGATGCCAAAAAGCACAACCAAATAGAAATGCTCGAAATCTCGGAAGAGGGCTTCGTGTTGCAACCCGGCACGCTTTACCTCGGTGTCACGGAAGAATATACCGAAACGCATAGCGCGGTGCCTTTTCTGGAAGGCAAGAGTAGTGTAGGGCGTTTGGGCATTGACATCCACGCGACGGCTGGCAAAGGCGACGTGGGTTTTTCCAACACATGGACGCTCGAAATTTCCTGTGTGCAACCCGTGCGCGTCTATGCTGGAATGCCCATCGGCCAATTGATTTATTTCAGGGTGGATGGCGACATCGAGAACTACTACAACAAAAAACGGGATGCCAAATACAACCTTCGCACCGACAAGCCCGTGGAAAGCATGATGTGGAGGAATTTTTGA
- a CDS encoding vanadium-dependent haloperoxidase, which produces MSYKLLVCAALATLLWLPGCKEYNKDYPKQANNPEFLHAGVRRITEIIRHDIFAPPISARIYAYSTVAGYEALIPGFPEYQSLAGQLNGLKPGPQPEAGKEYCFPLASVNAMLTVGKQLVFSEGDIQDLKEKIFEDFTLMNMPPDVYKRSMEYGEAVAKHILDWSKTDNYAQTRSAPKFTIDTKDPSRWRPTPPQYADALEPHWRTIRPWVLDSANQFKCDPHQPFSTAKGSAFHKEAMEVYEIVKNLTPWQDSTAWYWDDNPFRMDVSGHLMVGVKKISPGGHWMNIASHACRKANADMMLSAETYVKVACALVDGFISCWYAKYEYNLIRPESYINQYIDPEWSPLIQTPPFPEHSSGHSTISAAAATVLTNLYGDNFSFTDSTEMEFGIPPRTFGSFKEASEEVGMSRLYGGIHYRTGNVKGLKNGYEVGQYVSEKVKTRKGSKAVGSK; this is translated from the coding sequence ATGAGTTACAAACTACTCGTCTGCGCCGCGCTGGCCACGCTTCTGTGGTTGCCCGGTTGCAAAGAATACAACAAGGATTACCCCAAACAGGCCAACAACCCGGAATTTCTGCACGCAGGGGTGCGGCGCATCACCGAGATTATCCGCCACGACATTTTTGCGCCCCCCATCTCGGCGCGTATCTATGCCTATTCCACGGTGGCGGGCTACGAGGCGCTCATTCCGGGGTTCCCCGAATATCAAAGCTTGGCGGGCCAACTCAATGGGCTGAAGCCCGGCCCTCAGCCAGAGGCTGGCAAAGAATACTGCTTCCCGCTGGCCAGCGTGAACGCGATGCTGACAGTGGGCAAACAACTTGTCTTTTCCGAAGGGGACATCCAAGATTTGAAAGAAAAAATCTTCGAGGATTTTACCCTGATGAATATGCCGCCCGATGTGTACAAACGCTCGATGGAATACGGCGAGGCGGTGGCCAAACACATTTTGGATTGGTCAAAAACCGACAACTACGCACAAACGCGCAGCGCCCCCAAATTCACCATTGACACCAAAGACCCCTCGCGCTGGCGCCCCACCCCACCCCAATACGCCGACGCTTTGGAGCCACATTGGCGCACCATTCGACCCTGGGTGCTGGACTCGGCCAACCAATTCAAATGCGACCCCCACCAACCATTCAGCACCGCCAAGGGCAGCGCCTTTCACAAAGAGGCCATGGAAGTGTATGAAATCGTGAAAAACCTGACCCCTTGGCAGGACTCGACGGCGTGGTATTGGGACGACAACCCCTTCCGCATGGACGTGAGCGGCCACCTGATGGTAGGCGTGAAAAAAATCAGCCCCGGCGGACACTGGATGAACATCGCCAGCCATGCCTGCCGAAAAGCCAACGCCGACATGATGCTTTCGGCTGAAACGTATGTGAAAGTTGCCTGCGCGTTGGTTGATGGCTTCATCTCCTGTTGGTACGCCAAGTACGAATACAACCTCATCCGCCCGGAATCGTACATCAACCAATACATTGACCCTGAATGGTCGCCGCTGATTCAGACCCCGCCATTCCCCGAACATTCAAGCGGGCACAGCACCATATCCGCCGCCGCCGCTACCGTGTTGACCAACCTTTACGGCGACAACTTCTCATTCACCGATAGCACGGAAATGGAATTCGGGATACCCCCGCGCACTTTTGGCTCCTTCAAAGAAGCTTCCGAGGAGGTAGGCATGAGCCGACTCTACGGCGGCATTCACTATCGCACGGGCAACGTGAAAGGCCTGAAAAACGGCTACGAGGTGGGGCAATATGTGTCTGAAAAGGTGAAAACCCGCAAAGGCAGCAAAGCAGTGGGAAGCAAGTAA